The following are encoded together in the Adhaeribacter arboris genome:
- a CDS encoding alpha-ketoglutarate-dependent dioxygenase AlkB family protein yields the protein MDLFNPDIRVVNVLPSDGIVHYFGPVLSPKEANFYLNCLLATIAWKNDEAIIFGKHIITKRKVAWYGDAEYQYTYSNITKQAFRWTKELLALKHLVEQLTGNTFNSCLLNLYHNGEEGMAWHSDDEKSLGRNTSIASLSLGAERKFGFKHKKTKQTTWLMLEHGSVLVMKGTTQSNWLHSLPKTKKVNEPRVNLTFRTIVT from the coding sequence ATGGACTTATTTAATCCTGATATACGGGTGGTTAATGTATTACCTTCCGACGGAATAGTACATTATTTTGGCCCCGTACTTTCTCCAAAGGAGGCAAACTTCTACCTGAATTGTCTACTCGCTACTATAGCCTGGAAAAACGATGAGGCCATCATTTTCGGGAAACACATCATTACCAAACGAAAAGTTGCCTGGTACGGTGATGCGGAATATCAGTACACGTACTCCAACATTACGAAGCAGGCTTTCCGCTGGACCAAAGAATTATTAGCTTTAAAGCATTTGGTAGAGCAACTCACCGGCAATACGTTTAATTCTTGTTTGCTGAATTTATACCATAACGGAGAGGAAGGTATGGCCTGGCACAGCGACGATGAAAAATCCTTAGGTCGAAATACCTCTATTGCTTCTTTAAGTTTGGGAGCGGAACGAAAATTTGGATTTAAACACAAAAAAACCAAGCAAACAACCTGGCTAATGCTGGAACACGGTAGTGTGCTGGTAATGAAAGGCACTACTCAATCGAATTGGCTGCATTCGTTACCCAAAACTAAAAAAGTTAACGAACCCCGGGTTAACCTAACCTTCCGCACCATTGTAACCTGA
- a CDS encoding Ada metal-binding domain-containing protein, producing MTLHIEISHKELQKQIRLKQIVLGGNQKLKIYGHLNCASGKRMKKENRVFFVSEAEAQNQGFRPCGHCMAAEFRNWKNGLI from the coding sequence ATGACCCTGCATATAGAAATCAGCCACAAGGAGTTGCAAAAACAAATTCGTTTAAAGCAAATAGTTCTGGGAGGAAATCAGAAACTTAAAATCTACGGGCATTTAAATTGTGCTTCGGGTAAACGAATGAAGAAAGAAAACCGGGTATTTTTCGTATCTGAAGCTGAAGCGCAAAATCAAGGATTTCGTCCATGCGGACATTGTATGGCTGCTGAATTTAGAAACTGGAAAAATGGACTTATTTAA
- a CDS encoding 2OG-Fe(II) oxygenase: METLEAKISAIDWQLVTSNLHQKGYSRVSQIVTAEECATLIANYYESSLYRKTITMERYRFGLGEYKYFRYPLPNLIQTIRRLFYSKLVPVANTWMQELKLNYHFPDTLEELQVLCRENNQTQPTVLILKYGAGGHNTLHQDLYGNLFFPIQVVLFLNQPEEEYTGGEFVLTQQTPRAQSKAIVLRPKKGDMLLFTTNFRPIKGSKGFYRVNMKHGVSEVHTGERHTLGIIFHDALT, translated from the coding sequence ATGGAAACGCTAGAAGCTAAAATCTCGGCAATTGATTGGCAACTGGTTACCAGCAATCTCCACCAAAAAGGTTACTCTCGGGTTTCTCAAATAGTAACGGCAGAAGAATGCGCAACATTAATAGCAAATTATTACGAGTCAAGTTTGTATCGTAAAACCATTACCATGGAAAGATACCGGTTTGGTTTGGGGGAATACAAATATTTTCGTTATCCTTTGCCCAACTTAATTCAAACTATCCGGCGCCTGTTTTACTCGAAGTTGGTTCCTGTTGCCAATACCTGGATGCAGGAATTAAAATTAAACTATCATTTTCCGGATACGCTGGAAGAATTACAAGTTCTTTGTCGCGAAAATAATCAAACGCAACCAACCGTATTGATTTTAAAATACGGAGCGGGCGGACACAATACTTTGCACCAGGATTTATACGGCAATCTCTTTTTTCCTATTCAAGTGGTATTATTTTTAAATCAGCCCGAGGAAGAGTATACCGGCGGTGAGTTTGTATTAACTCAACAAACTCCAAGAGCTCAATCCAAAGCTATTGTTTTGCGGCCAAAAAAGGGAGACATGCTTTTATTTACCACCAATTTCCGGCCAATAAAAGGCAGTAAAGGTTTTTACCGAGTAAATATGAAGCATGGCGTAAGTGAGGTTCATACTGGTGAACGTCATACGCTAGGCATTATTTTTCACGATGCTCTTACTTAA